In Deltaproteobacteria bacterium, the sequence ATCATCGGGGACCCGTCGGCGATCTACAGAGACGACGCGTCCAAGGTCAATCCGGAGGCGGGCCGGGCGGGACGGGCGTTGGCGCCTCCGTCGCCGTCCGGGGGCATAGCCCCTACAAAGGCCCGAAGTTGACCGAATCCTGCCTATCCGACGCTGACCTCCACCCAGGAGCCCCTACCTCGAGGCCCGGCGCACCTCTCCGGAGCCAAATACGGCGAGTGCCGCCTCCATCATCGCCACGAGTCCGCCCATCGAGTTCCCGACCAGAATGGCCGGCCCCGGGGCGACCGTCTCCAGAAAGCGGTCGAGCAGGACCCGGTTCGCGTGCACGCCCGCCGACCGCTCGCCGAGCGGTGTCCGCCCGAAGCCGGCGAGGGCGAGGGCGAGCACGCGTCCGCTTCGCGCGAGCGCCGGCGCGACCGCCAGCCAGTTCACGTACGAGCCGCCGAGGCCGTGGACGAGCACCAGCGTCGGGCCCGTGCCGCCGAAGTCGGCGTAGTGGATGGGGCCGTCGAGATCGATGGTGTACGAGCGCATCGGTTACGCCCGAGCGATGAGCGCGCTGATGCGCTCCACGAGCACGGGCCAGACGGCGCGCGGCAGGTCGTGCCCCATCCCGTCGATGACCAGGAGCTCTGCGCCCAGAAGGTCCGCTACATCGAGTACACGGACGCGACTTTCGCGCGTCTGAAGCCGCAACCCGAGTGGCTCGGTGTCCTGGGTCCGATCATCCGCGCGCAGGTCGGCGATACCGTGATCGTCCACTTCTGCAACCGCACCACGAGCGGTGCGTACGGCATGCACCCTCACGGCTTCCGGTACGACAAGGACGCCGAGGGCGCCTTCTACAGGGGTGTGGATTCCGGGCAGCCGCCCGGGACGGGTGCGCAGGTCCAGCCCGGCGCATGCTTCGACTACGTCTGGCGCGCCGACGAGGACAGCAGCCCCGGGCGCGGTGATCCAAGCTCCAAGGTCTGGTGGTACCACTCCCACGTCAACGAGCCTGCGGAGACGAACGCCGGCCTGCTGGGTCCCATCATCATCACCCGGCGAGGCATGGCCAGGTCGCTCGCCGACGCCTCACCGAGGGACGTAGCGCGCGAGTTTGTCACCGCGTTCTTCATTTTCAACGAGCTTGGTGGTGAAGAGGCCGGCCTGATGCACAGTATCAACGGATACATCTTCGGCAACCTCCGCGGGTTGGTCATGAAGAACGGCGAGAAGGTGCGCTGGCATCTCCTCGGTATGGGAAACGAGGTCGATCAACACTCGCCGCACTTCCACGGCAAGACGGTGAAGGTGGGTGCCGGGAGCGCCGAGAGGAGCACCGACGTCATCGAGCTCCTGCCGGCGAGCATGGTCACGGCCGACATGAATGCGGACAACCCCGGCGAGTGGATGTTCCACTGCCACGTGGCGGACCACATCGACGCCGGCATGCTGACGACCTACCAGATTCTGCCCTGACGCGGGGCCCGGACGTCGCCCCCGGCGCGATCCTGCGCTTTGAACGGAGGCCGTCCCGGACGGGCAAAGCGGATGAGTCTGTGCATCGCCGCCGTGCTGTTCTATGTCGCCGCCCTGATCGTCGGCGCAAACGTCGCTCTCGCGGCGCCCTCGGGGGCCAAGCTCATCAAGAATTCGTAATCTGAACTCACCGTGGGCGGGGGATATCTCCCCTGCCCGGCGAAGACGCCGTTGAGAGAAAAGAGGGGCGGATCAGAATGACGATCACGGCATGCGACGACGTCAACGCATGTACGGCGAGCGACCGCTGCGTCGCCGGCGCCTGCGTCGGGACCGCCGTCGATCCGGGGTGCGACGACGCGAACCCGTGCACGGGGGGAACCAGCTGGACGCCCGTCAACTCGGGCCTGACCGCCACTGACGTCCGCGCCCTGGCAATCAACCCAGCGACGCCGACCACGCTGTACGCGGGCACCTTCGGTGGTGGGGCGTTCGTCTTTCAGATCGCGTGCGCTGACGGCATCGTCGATGGCAGCGAGCAGTGCGACGATGGCAACACCGCCAGCGGGGACGCGTGCTCCGCAACCTGCACCATCGAACCCGGCTGGACCTGTAGCGGCCAGCCGTCCGTCTGTACACGTGGAGGGTGCGTTGTGAACAGCTTCAGCGAGTTCGCGGTGGAGACCGATCCGTGCGTTCCGATGACGGCGGGCGCGCAGCTCACCGTGAGAAAGGTGACACTGCTTTGCGCGCACGGGCAGCCGGCGCCGGCGCTCACCCGCGCTGGGGGCGCCGCGTCCAGACCTGCTACTTCGCCGACGCCGCCCGCCGGCGCTCGGGCTCGGCGGGCTCGACGCTCGCCCGCGGACGGGCCGTCAGTAGGCTGCCGAGCCGCTCCCGCAGCCGCCGGAGCCGCGCCGGCAGCCAGTGCCCCAGGTCGTCGAACAGCGAGTACGCGACCGGCGTGATGAGGAGGGTGATGAGCAGCGAGAGCGCCTGCCCGCCGATGATGACCCGTGCGATCGAGCCGCGCGAGCCCGAGCCGGGGCCCCGCCCGAGCGCGATCGGCACCATGCCGAAGACGAGCATGACGGTCGTCATCAGGATGGGACGGAGGCGCACGCGGTTCGCCTCGAGGATCGCCGCGTCGCGCGGCATGCCGCGGCCGCGCAGCGTGTTCGTGTAGTCGATCTGCAGGATGCCGTTCTTCTTCACCACCCCGAAGAGCATGAAGAGCCCGAGCATGCTGTAGACGTTGAGCGCCTCGCCCAGGAGGACCAGGGAGAGGAGCGCGAAGGGGATGGTGAGCGGCAGCGCGAGCATGATGGTCACCGGGTGGAGGAAGCTCTCGAACTGCGCCGCCAGCACCATGTACATGAAGACGATGCTGAGCAGGAACGCGATGCCGAAGTTGGCGTTGCTCTCGGCGAGCGTCTTGGCGCGCCCGGTGAACTCGAGGCTGTAGAGGGCCGGCATGTCGAGCGGCGCCGCCACCTTCTGCACGTGCTCGACGGCGGTGGCGAGCGGCAGCGCGGGGAGGAGGTTGCCGCTGATGGTGATCGAGCGCTGGCGGTTCACGCGGTCGATCTCCGCCGGGCCCAGGTCCTCGCGCACACGGACCAGGTTGCCGAGGCGCACGAGCTGGTCGGTGCGCGAGCGCACGGTCAGGTCGTAAACGTCCTGCGGCGTGCGCCGCTTGCCGGGCTCGGCGCGCAGCCAGATGTCGTACTGCTCGTCGGCCTCCTTGTACTTGGAGACCGGCTGTCCGGCGATGTAGGTCTGCACGGTGGCCGCGATGTCCTGCACGTTGACGCCGAGGTCGGAGGCCTTGTCGCGGTCGATCACGAGGCGCAGCTCGGGCGTGCGCACGGCGAGCGAGGTGTCGATGTCGACCAGGCCCGGCAGCTGCCGCATGCCGGCCATCAGCCGGTTGGCGTAGTCCTGGAGCTTGTCGAGGTCCGGGCCGCGCAGGTTGAGCTCCAGCTCCGAGAGCCGTTGCCCGCCCGAGGCGAGGGGGTTGATGCCCTGCACGGCGGTCCGCAGATCCGGGTACTGGCGCATGAGCCAGCGCGCGTCGGCCATGACCTCGAACTGCGAGAACGGGCGCTCGCGCAGGTCCTTCAGGCGCACGTAGATCGAGCCCGTGGTGACGTCGCCCTCGCCCGGCTTCACGCGCCCGGTCTGGTCCCCGATCGTGGTGAGCACCTCGGTCACGCCCCGCAGGTGGCGCACGTGGTGCTCGATCTCGCCGAAGATGCGGCTCGTCTCGGCGAGCGTGAACCCGCCCGGGGTCTGGATGTCGATCTCGAACTCGCTCTGGTCGTCCTGCGGGAGGAAGGTCTTGCCGACGACGTGGATCAGGGGGACCGTCGAGAGCACCGTCCCCAGCGCCAGCAGCACGATCGCCCAGCGGTGGCGGAGCGACCAGGCGAGCAGCCGGCCGTACGCCGCCTCGAAGGCGCGGTAGAGCCGTCCCCCGTGCGCCCGCTCGGGCGGCAGGCGGCGGAGCACGCGTGCCGAGAGCGACGGCGTGAGCGTGAAGGAGATGAGCAGCGAGATCATGATCGCGACCGCGACCGTGAGCCCGAAGCTGTGGAAGAAGCGCCCGACACGCCCGGCCATGAAGGCGACCGGGAGGAAGATGATGACCAGGGAGAGGGTGGTCGCCATCACCGCCAGCGCGATCTCGGCGGTCGCCTGCGAGGCGGCGCGCATGGGCGGCACATCCTCCTCCTCGACGTGGCGGAAGATGTTCTCGAGCACCACGACCGCGTCGTCGATCACGATCCCGACCGCCAGCACGAGACCGAGCATGGTCAGGTTGTTCAGCGTGAAGCCCATGTAGCGCATGAACGTGAAGGTCGAGACGATCGAGGTGGGGATGGCGATCCCGGCGACCAGGGTCGAGCGCCAGTCGCGCATGAACAGCAGCACGGTGAAGGCGACCAGGGCGGCGCCGAGCCAGAGGTGGAGGCGCACGGTGTCGAGCGAAGCCTTGATGAAGCGCGACTGGTCGCGGATGACGCGCATCTCGACGTCGTCGGGGAGCGCGGCCTTCAAGCGGGCCAGCTCGGCCTTCACCCGGTCGATCACCTCGACCGTGTTGGTGCCCGACTGCTTGCGGACGACGAGCTGGACGGCGTTCTCGCCGTTCAGCCGCGCCAGCGTGCGCGGCTCGACCACGCCGTCCTCGGCCCAGCCCAGGTCGCGCACGCGCAGCGGCCGGTCGCCCACGTGTGCGACGATGAGGTCGTTGAAGTCCGGCACGTGCTCGATCCGCCCCATGGTGCGCACCACGAGCTCGCGGCGCGTCTGGTCGAGGCGGCCGCCGGGCAGCTCGAGGTTCTGCTGCTGGATGGCGGTGCGCACCTGCCCGATCGACAGGCCCTGCGCGGTCAGCCGGTCCGGATCGACGTAGACGTTGATGGCGCGCTCCTGGCCGCCCAGCAGGATCACCTGCCCGACCCCGGAGAGCGTCTCGATGTCCTCCTTCACCTGCTTGCGGGCGAGCTCGGTGACCTCGCGGAGGTTCCTTCTCCCGGAGATCGCGATCGACATGACCGGCACCGCGTCGACGTCGAACTTCTCGATCACGGGCGGGTCGGTGCCGACCGGGAGCTGGGCCAGCACGCCCGCCACCTTGTCGCGCACGTCCTGGGCCGCGATGTCGCGCGGCTTCTCGAGCACGAACTGCACCACCAGCGAGGAGAGGCCCTCCTTGGTGATGCTGCGCAGCTCGTCGATGCCGTCGATGGTGTTGACCGCCTCCTCGATCACCTTGGTGACGCCGGTCTCCATCTCCTCGACGCTGGCGCCCTTGAGCGTGGTGGTGACGGTGACGATCGGGAAGTCGATGTTGGGGAAGAGGTCGAGGCCGAGGCCCCGGTAGGAGAAGAGGCCGAGCACGACCAGCGAGGCGATCAGCATGGTCGCGAACACCGGGCGCCGGATGAAGACGTCGGCGAAGCGCATCGGCGATCTCAGGAGGCTACGCGCCGGGCGGCACGTCGGTGCGGACCACGACCTGGGTGCCGTCGGCGAGCTTGGAGAGGCCGCTGGTCGCGACCTGCTTTCCCTGCGACACGCCCTCGGCGATCTCCACCCAGCCGTCGCCGAGCTCGACCCCGAGCTTGACCTCCCGCTCGCGGGCCACGCCGTCCTCGATCAGGAAGAGCTTGGTGACGCCCGCGTAGGAGGTGAGCGCGGCGCGCGGCACGGCGAGCGCGCGCTCGTCGCGCGCGACGACGACCTCGCCGTGGCCGAAGAAGCCGGGGCGGATGCGGTGGTCGGGGTTGGGGACCAGCGCCTCGAAGGCGAGCGAGCGCGCCGCGGGATCGGCGGCCGAGCCGATGCGGCTCACCTGCCCGGTGAAGGTCTCGCCCGGGAAGGCGTCGACGCTCACGCGCACGCCCTGCCCGGGACGGAGCGCCGGCACGTCGCGCTCGGGGATCTCGCCGCGGAACTTGAGCGGGTCGTCCTGGACCATTCGGAAGAGTACCGTACCCGCGCGGAC encodes:
- a CDS encoding alpha/beta fold hydrolase; this encodes MRSYTIDLDGPIHYADFGGTGPTLVLVHGLGGSYVNWLAVAPALARSGRVLALALAGFGRTPLGERSAGVHANRVLLDRFLETVAPGPAILVGNSMGGLVAMMEAALAVFGSGEVRRASR
- a CDS encoding efflux RND transporter permease subunit, translating into MRFADVFIRRPVFATMLIASLVVLGLFSYRGLGLDLFPNIDFPIVTVTTTLKGASVEEMETGVTKVIEEAVNTIDGIDELRSITKEGLSSLVVQFVLEKPRDIAAQDVRDKVAGVLAQLPVGTDPPVIEKFDVDAVPVMSIAISGRRNLREVTELARKQVKEDIETLSGVGQVILLGGQERAINVYVDPDRLTAQGLSIGQVRTAIQQQNLELPGGRLDQTRRELVVRTMGRIEHVPDFNDLIVAHVGDRPLRVRDLGWAEDGVVEPRTLARLNGENAVQLVVRKQSGTNTVEVIDRVKAELARLKAALPDDVEMRVIRDQSRFIKASLDTVRLHLWLGAALVAFTVLLFMRDWRSTLVAGIAIPTSIVSTFTFMRYMGFTLNNLTMLGLVLAVGIVIDDAVVVLENIFRHVEEEDVPPMRAASQATAEIALAVMATTLSLVIIFLPVAFMAGRVGRFFHSFGLTVAVAIMISLLISFTLTPSLSARVLRRLPPERAHGGRLYRAFEAAYGRLLAWSLRHRWAIVLLALGTVLSTVPLIHVVGKTFLPQDDQSEFEIDIQTPGGFTLAETSRIFGEIEHHVRHLRGVTEVLTTIGDQTGRVKPGEGDVTTGSIYVRLKDLRERPFSQFEVMADARWLMRQYPDLRTAVQGINPLASGGQRLSELELNLRGPDLDKLQDYANRLMAGMRQLPGLVDIDTSLAVRTPELRLVIDRDKASDLGVNVQDIAATVQTYIAGQPVSKYKEADEQYDIWLRAEPGKRRTPQDVYDLTVRSRTDQLVRLGNLVRVREDLGPAEIDRVNRQRSITISGNLLPALPLATAVEHVQKVAAPLDMPALYSLEFTGRAKTLAESNANFGIAFLLSIVFMYMVLAAQFESFLHPVTIMLALPLTIPFALLSLVLLGEALNVYSMLGLFMLFGVVKKNGILQIDYTNTLRGRGMPRDAAILEANRVRLRPILMTTVMLVFGMVPIALGRGPGSGSRGSIARVIIGGQALSLLITLLITPVAYSLFDDLGHWLPARLRRLRERLGSLLTARPRASVEPAEPERRRAASAK
- a CDS encoding copper oxidase, with product MDEHQRRARAAEVGVVDGAVEIDGVRAHRLRPSDERADALHEHGPDGARQVVPHPVDDQELCAQKVRYIEYTDATFARLKPQPEWLGVLGPIIRAQVGDTVIVHFCNRTTSGAYGMHPHGFRYDKDAEGAFYRGVDSGQPPGTGAQVQPGACFDYVWRADEDSSPGRGDPSSKVWWYHSHVNEPAETNAGLLGPIIITRRGMARSLADASPRDVAREFVTAFFIFNELGGEEAGLMHSINGYIFGNLRGLVMKNGEKVRWHLLGMGNEVDQHSPHFHGKTVKVGAGSAERSTDVIELLPASMVTADMNADNPGEWMFHCHVADHIDAGMLTTYQILP